One window of the Montipora foliosa isolate CH-2021 chromosome 4, ASM3666993v2, whole genome shotgun sequence genome contains the following:
- the LOC138000354 gene encoding uncharacterized protein: MTGILYTLMLTAIVYFIRLSGISAQITPCPDEMITIVDGVSGNRTCMDCSFFSCPPGQGLTVKCGDVITPQTSISCKPCVLGETYSNLTEPGSCRDCMNCGKYRETKEACTLTSKAVCGKCVTGAYPEGLLGICVPCSHCCNDKDDVIIPGCQAPGVPENKRCTFTRSEKCSSNITREVSPSTTPPTTLAKAMKSPTRPSSVSHPPGGNKTEEGTGQGDVQEKQTQLETEGVESDRKKDSREKWIIGGCVSVAFLAAVVAIVILVRRLKQSRRKDQGDLIQNTPPEEDKNLIENTTPEKDLDLVETTTPKEDIGNETDDIHLRSSQKPPVKCIEVSPLPYPVEESKSGNIASEKGMKSTSCSKEHSPAKQGEAALQKKTEINIKILTQ, encoded by the exons ATGACTGGAATACTTTACACGCTGATGTTGACAGCGATTGTTTATTTCATCAGGCTTTCGG gtATCAGCGCACAAATTACTCCTTGTCCAGATGAAATGATTACCATTGTAGATGGAGtgtctggaaatcgaacctgTATGGACTGTTCGTTCTTTTCATGTCCTCCCGGACAGGGCCTGACAGTAAAATGTGGAGACGTGATTACTCCACAAACCTCGATATCGTGCAAACCATGTGTACTCGGGGAAACTTACTCTAATTTAACCGAGCCAGGATCTTGTAGAGATTGTATGAACTGCGGCAAGTATCGAGAGACCAAGGAGGCTTGCACACTGACTTCGAAGGCTGTATGCGGAAAGTGTGTGACTGGAGCGTATCCCGAGGGATTGTTGGGAATCTGCGTCCCTTGCTCCCATTGTTGCAACGACAAAGATGACGTCATTATTCCCGGTTGTCAAGCTCCTGGGGTCCCCGAAAATAAGCGGTGCACTTTTACTCGATCGGAAAAATGTAGCAGTAATATTACAAGAGAGGTTTCGCCTTCAACAACACCGCCCACAACGTTGGCTAAAGCAATGAAATCTCCAACTAGACCATCATCGGTCTCGCATCCCCCGGGCGGGAATAAAACGGAAGAAGGAACAGGCCAAGGTGACGTCCAAGAAAAGCAAACTCAGTTGGAAACGGAAGGAGTGGAAAGTGATCGAAAAAAAGACTCAAGGGAAAAATGGATTATAGGTGGTTGTGTCAGTGTGGCTTTCCTCGCCGCAGTAGTAGCGATCGTAATCCTTGTTCGTCGCCTGAAACAAAGCAGAAGAAAGGACCAGGGAGATCTGATTCAGAACACGCCCCCAGAAGAAGACAAGAATCTGATTGAGAACACCACACCAGAGAAAGACCTGGATCTGGTTGAGACCACAACACCAAAGGAAGACATCGGCAATGAAACAGATGACATCCATCTTAGGTCATCACAAAAGCCTCCAGTGAAATGTATAGAAGTTAGTCCATTGCCATACCCAGTGGAAGAATCTAAGTCAGGAAATATTGCTTCTGAAAAAG GAATGAAATCCACGAGCTGTTCGAAAGAACATAGCCCGGCGAAACAAGGCGAGGCAGCTCTTCAGAAGAAAACTGAAATAAACATCAAGATTTTAACCCAGTAG
- the LOC138000356 gene encoding uncharacterized protein — protein MLYRVKLARPLPADRNRPDVLQKRVEYGNWFMGHAVVNHTVFIDECGYKIWTARSQGRALRGERAYRQVCGQRGRNVTVALAISPTSGLVFHSAILGGMNGRRFDDFRAQTRLNLDPYEHVIFIYDGAPAHRNPAIPEPNSELRKLPPYCPFLNIVEQAVSALKAAIKADISRPEIQVQMNDRAEARRQGLALGNYRTQLLLQALQRNIGTITVAKCGQWFRFMQTYLPRCINNESIEG, from the coding sequence ATGTTATATCGAGTGAAATTGGCAAGACCTCTGCCGGCTGATAGAAACCGCCCTGATGTCCTACAAAAACGAGTAGAATATGGAAACTGGTTCATGGGTCATGCAGTCGTAAATCACACTGTATTTATAGACGAGTGTGGCTACAAAATTTGGACCGCACGAAGTCAAGGACGAGCTTTAAGAGGAGAGAGGGCCTATCGTCAAGTATGTGGTCAGCGAGGAAGAAATGTGACTGTGGCATTGGCAATTTCACCCACTAGTGGTCTAGTGTTTCACTCAGCAATACTCGGAGGCATGAATGGACGAAGATTTGATGATTTTCGCGCGCAGACAAGGCTAAATCTCGACCCCTATGAACACGTGATTTTTATTTATGATGGTGCGCCAGCCCACAGGAATCCTGCCATTCCCGAACCTAATTCAGAATTAAGAAAATTGCCACCTTACTGTCCCTTTCTCAATATTGTTGAACAAGCTGTTAGTGCCTTGAAAGCTGCAATAAAGGCGGATATAAGTCGTCCTGAAATTCAAGTACAGATGAACGACCGCGCTGAAGCCAGACGTCAAGGACTTGCCTTAGGAAATTACCGCACGCAGTTGTTACTTCAAGCACTACAGAGGAATATTGGTACCATCACTGTCGCCAAATGTGGACAGTGGTTCAGGTTTATGCAGACGTACTTACCAAGATGCATCAATAACGAATCAATCGAAGGATAA
- the LOC137999114 gene encoding ATP-binding cassette sub-family C member 4-like gives MQTLFDKTWKYSLFMKNPKERAGIFSRLFFSWMSGFMNIGNKRVLEHSDFYPLLEEDKSKALTEKLEQAWQEEVRNSHTKERKARLFRALMKALPWTDYALAGISLFIGVACNILQPLFLGLLLSLLLKFETERQHRWLYIYGSGLCCSTLVRILVMNQYQNKVNFMGMRWRIATIGLIYKKIYRLRLKDLSRVPQGHVIALITTDAQRLDQVFQKVGYIIQGLLELVTITALIWRLIGFQAISGIIFLILLLAYYIGMWDVCMKLRLRIARWTERRMSIMKQIVTGIRAIKMNTWEWPYKNRVEEIRRKEVQYVRQKSAILSTFATFLHTSSIVACFISLTTMIITGVQLSPYSIFMVLGFIRTIRLSASSTFAAGVNFIGAASSSLGKIQTFLELEESVYSENSYSRGRTRSKIRSFLDLTDAEMSSYLSNEDLTKISNDTKVEKSVPLYEPALIQRQSLDMQDNPSADIHVTFESVSCHWGTAETPVALRNITFRAVTKELTFINGPAGCGKSSLLAAILGELPSIEGNISSVGKMVYVPQTPWVFTDTLRGNILFGKQYNPFRYQAVINACNLNKDIDKLPDGDLTTVGGYGFSLSEDQKARVGIARAAYADADIYLLDDALSPVEPRVAEQVFGKCICGLLSKRLRILVSRQLQYVERADQILTMRAGTIINEVTSQVMGYRSVKLHSPAESRERERKCPSNKTVEFAIEEEIQEKYRTRTNLFEEEEMMGPVSCTVYWNYLRNGACLSFLVVFALFTFVVQGAILVPDIWLLRMSESAAVLALDQTTWYIYAAMVGGVFMLSIMRACFFFATTLRSSERLHQKMVVSVLQAPLAFFDCNPGILNRFSKDIGCMDELLPSVFLGAIQMLLFAISAFLLPVVLNPCVIVFGVPLIVLFIVLWGYYLKTARQVRRLEISCRRPVACHFSDTLSGLVTIRTHGMQKTFTDDLYSYQDLHSQGWSTNISCGSWVGLRLDMVCVAFLLAVTASAFYEKLDAALTILSLIYVLQLSHDMSQNGIKRCLEVENYMSAVHRNLACSAIEPEPGYTIEMSPPLPWPKDGKISFECVSFSYSREGPRVLKDISFTVNPGEKFGIAGRPGSGKTSIVNALFRMPECGGKITVDGVGISNLELQASRRGISVITKEPTLFMGSLRMNVDPFVNHTDKEVWEVLEKCHLKTWVESLPKQLYQDFVDCSAALGPSERQLIAFSRALLRKSKIVITDEATSSVDYRTDRLIQELIRTWFVDCSFITIPHRLSTVIDYDRVMVLDRGKIVELDKPDILLRKDDGYFAHLYGSQYSENRQ, from the exons ATGCAGACTTTGTTTGACAAGACGTGGAAATACTCTCTCTTCATGAAGAACCCGAAGGAACGCGCGGGGATTTTCTCGCGCTTGTTCTTCTCTTGGATGAGTGGCTTCATGAACATTGGCAACAAGCGAGTGTTGGAACATAGCGACTTTTATCCTCTTCTTGAAGAGGACAAATCTAAAGCTTTGACTGAGAAACTCGAGCAGGCATGGCAGGAGGAGGTGAGGAACTCCCACACAAAAGAGCGAAAAGCGCGACTTTTTCGCGCCCTGATGAAAGCTTTGCCATGGACGGACTACGCTCTGGCGGGAATTTCGCTGTTCATTGGTGTCGCCTGCAACATTCTTCAACCTTTGTTCCTTGGCCTTTTGCTATCGCTGCTTCTTAAATTTGAGACCGAACGTCAACACCGCTGGTTGTATATATATGGTAGCGGGCTGTGTTGCAGCACGCTGGTTAGGATCTTGGTGATGAATCAGTATCAGAACAAGGTGAATTTTATGGGCATGCGCTGGAGGATCGCTACTATTGGGCTCATTTACAAAAAG ATTTACAGACTGCGCTTAAAGGATCTTTCGCGCGTACCACAAGGCCACGTTATTGCATTGATCACAACTGATGCCCAGCGTCTTGATCAGGTCTTCCAGAAGGTGGGATATATCATCCAGGGGCTTCTAGAGCTGGTTACCATAACAGCTCTTATCTGGCGCCTCATTGGTTTCCAGGCCATATCTGGTATCatatttttgattttgttaCTTGCCTATTACATTGGCATGTGGGATGTTTGTATGAAACTTCGACTCCGAATCGCGCGTTGGACCGAGCGGAGAATGAGCATCATGAAGCAAATTGTAACTGGAATAAGAGCTATAAAAATGAACACATGGGAATGGCCTTACAAGAATCGAGTTGAGGAAATACGCAG GAAAGAGGTCCAGTATGTGCGTCAAAAGAGTGCCATTTTGTCTACGTTTGCGACCTTCCTGCACACAAGTTCAATTGTGGCTTGTTTCATCTCGTTGACGACCATGATCATCACTGGTGTCCAGCTCAGTCCTTATAGCATTTTCATGGTGCTCGGGTTTATCCGAACGATCCGACTGTCTGCCTCGTCTACCTTCGCTGCCGGCGTAAATTTTATCGGCGCAGCGAGTAGCTCACTTggtaaaattcaaacttttTTAGAACTTGAAGAGTCGGTTTACTCCGAAAACAGCTACAGCAGAGGGAGAACCCGCTCAAAGATTCGATCCTTTCTCGATCTAACAGACGCCGAAATGTCTTCTTACCTTTCAAATGAGGACTTGACAAAGATTTCAAACGACACGAAAGTCGAAAAGAGTGTTCCACTGTATGAGCCCGCACTCATTCAGCGGCAATCTCTTGATATGCAAGATAACCCATCAGCTGATATCCACGTGACCTTTGAGAGCGTGTCGTGCCACTGGGGCACGGCTGAAACACCGGTTGCATTAAGGAATATTACATTCAGGGCGGTTACCAAGGAATTGACCTTCATCAACGGTCCCGCGGGTTGCGGGAAATCGTCTTTGCTGGCAGCTATCCTCGGGGAGCTACCGTCCATTGAAGGAAATATCTCAAGCGTTGGAAAGATGGTGTACGTTCCTCAAACCCCTTGGGTGTTCACAGACACGCTAAGAGGAAATATTTTGTTCGGGAAACAATACAATCCGTTCAGATATCAAGCTGTTATTAACGCGTGCAATTTGAATAAGGACATCGATAAGCTTCCGGATGGTGATCTGACAACTGTGGGAGGTTACGGTTTTTCTCTGTCTGAAGATCAAAAGGCTCGCGTCGGCATAGCAAGGGCGGCTTATGCAGACGCAGATATTTACCTCTTGGACGATGCTTTGAGTCCCGTTGAACCAAGAGTCGCTGAACAGGTCTTCGGCAAGTGCATCTGTGGTCTTCTGTCAAAGAGATTAAGAATCCTTGTGAGTCGGCAATTGCAATACGTTGAACGCGCGGATCAAATTCTGACCATGCGCGCAGGGACCATCATAAACGAAGTGACGTCACAAGTGATGGGGTACAGATCCGTGAAGCTCCATTCTCCAGCAGAATCACGCGAAAGGGAAAGAAAGTGTCCAAGCAACAAGACCGTGGAATTTGCAATCGAAGAGGAAATTCAGGAGAAGTATCGCACGCGGACAAATCTTTTTGAGGAGGAAGAGATGATGGGGCCAGTGTCATGTACTGTGTACTGGAACTACCTGAGAAATGGCGCTTGCCTATCATTTCTTGTTGTGTTTGCGCTGTTTACGTTTGTTGTCCAAG GAGCGATACTTGTCCCAGATATTTGGCTTCTGCGCATGAGTGAATCCGCAGCTGTGCTGGCTTTGGATCAGACCACATGGTATATTTACGCTGCTATGGTGGGCGGAGTCTTCATGTTGTCAATCATGCGCGCATGCTTCTTCTTTGCCACCACCTTGCGCTCTTCTGAACGTCTTCATCAAAAGATGGTGGTATCAGTACTGCAGGCACCATTGGCGTTTTTTGATTGTAACCCAGGTATTTTGAATCGCTTTTCTAAAGACATTGGATGCATGGACGAGCTACTCCCTAGCGTATTCTTGGGTGCCATCCAGATGTTATTGTTTGCAATCTCCGCATTCCTTCTTCCCGTTGTCCTCAACCCGTGTGTTATTGTATTTGGAGTGCCACTGATTGTCCTGTTTATCGTTTTGTGGGGCTACTACCTCAAGACCGCGCGCCAAGTAAGAAGGCTAGAGATCAGTTGTCGCCGACCTGTGGCGTGTCATTTCTCCGACACTCTTAGTGGACTGGTGACTATTAGAACGCATGGCATGCAAAAGACCTTTACGGATGACTTATACAG TTACCAAGACTTGCACAGTCAAGGATGGTCCACCAACATTTCATGTGGAAGCTGGGTCGGATTGCGCCTCGACATGGTCTGTGTGGCTTTTCTGTTGGCAGTAACTGCGAGTGCATTTTATGAGAAGCTAGATGCAG CCCTCACCATTCTATCCCTGATCTACGTGTTGCAGTTGTCTCACGACATGTCACAAAATGGGATAAAACGCTGTTTGGAGGTGGAAAACTATATGAGCGCTGTGCATCGTAACCTCGCTTGCTCTGCGATCGAGCCAGAGCCTGGTTACACCATTGAGATGTCACCTCCACTTCCTTGGCCAAAGGATGGAAAGATTAGCTTTGAGTGCGTATCATTTAGTTACAGCAGAGAGGGACCACGAGTTCTAAAAGATATTTCGTTTACCGTAAATCCTGGTGAGAAGTTTGGCATTGCAGGGCGACCTGGTTCTGGGAAAACATCCATTGTAAATGCTCTTTTCCGAATGCCAGAATGTGGGGGCAAGATAACGGTAGACGGCGTTGGAATCAGTAACCTTGAACTTCAAGCAAGCAGACGCGGTATTTCAGTCATCACCAAAGAACCAACACTTTTCATGGGCTCACTACGGATGAATGTTGATCCATTTGTAAATCACACGGATAAGGAAGTCTGGGAAGTACTAGAAAAGTGCCACTTGAAGACTTGGGTGGAAAGCCTTCCAAAGCAATTGTACCAAGATTTCGTGGATTGCAGCGCGGCGTTGGGACCGAGCGAGCGACAGCTGATCGCATTCTCGCGGGCGCTTCTCCGCAAGAGCAAGATCGTGATCACGGATGAAGCAACCTCCAGCGTAGATTACCGAACGGACCGGCTTATCCAGGAATTGATTCGAACGTGGTTTGTTGACTGCTCGTTCATCACAATACCGCATCGCCTCAGCACGGTCATCGATTACGACCGCGTTATGGTTTTGGACAGAGGAAAGATCGTGGAGCTGGATAAACCAGACATTTTGCTGCGAAAGGACGACGGCTACTTTGCTCACTTATACGGAAGCCAGTATAGCGAAAATAGACAGTGA
- the LOC138000355 gene encoding uncharacterized protein, producing MADCLANDVQPLFSQEDSDELRLHIAHVILHTEEFVRMRTRICTDETQATSEVDEKQQTGNTETKETPYKEKLRRKSKIKRKFKSSEWLLSERMQGKENKYTEQKDLPTRKQCALPRTENIDCLPDEVLSEVLQFVCDSEEDVAILTLSLVCRRRRNLVSDKLFRRKMHFRWLSSVYDWNKATKEFREKYFVMYKIEECFECKTRYNDAPGFMKRGNAIRVYSENADDGHPGYCSHYCAQRCGAYVDPVDNWQE from the exons ATGGCCGACTGCCTCGCAAATGACGTCCAGCCATTGTTTTCACAG GAAGACTCTGACGAACTGCGGCTTCATATAGCGCACGTAATTCTCCATACCGAAGAATTTGTTAGGATGAGAACAAG GATTTGTACAGATGAGACTCAAGCGACAAGCGAAGTGGACGAGAAGCAACAAACCGGCAATACGGAGACAAAGGAAACCCCCTACAAGGAAAAACTCCGAAGGAAATCAAAAATAAAG AGAAAGTTCAAGTCGTCAGAGTGGCTCCTTAGTGAGCGGatgcaaggaaaagaaaacaaatacacgGAGCAAAAAGAT CTACCAACTCGCAAGCAGTGTGCTTTGCCGAGGACTGAGA ACATTGACTGTCTGCCAGATGAGGTGCTATCAGAGGTACTCCAGTTTGTCTGCGACAGTGAGGAAGATGTTGCCATTTTGACCCTGAGTTTGGTGTGCCGTAGAAGGCGGAATCTTGTTTCAGACAAAttgtttcgaagaaaaatgcaCTTTAGGTGGCTTTCCTCAGTCTATGACTGGAACAAGGCGACCAAAGAATTCAGAGAAAAGTACTTTGTAATGTACAAGATCGAAGAGTGCTTTGAGTGCAAAACTCGGTACAATGATGCACCTGGATTTATGAAGAGAGGAAATGCAATTCGAGTTTACTCCGAAAATGCAGATGACGGTCATCCTGGGTACTGCTCACATTATTGTGCTCAGCGATGCGGTGCATATGTTGATCCCGTCGATAATTGGCAAGAATAG